The following nucleotide sequence is from Archocentrus centrarchus isolate MPI-CPG fArcCen1 chromosome 6, fArcCen1, whole genome shotgun sequence.
ATCCTGATGCTGCTTTTCAGCTCTCCCACGCTGCACAGCAGCTTAAATTGGCAAGCACTGGTGACTCTCAGTATGCCGCTTTTGATCACAATATTGCTCCCATGCACACAGACTTCTCAAGCTGAGCTGCATCTGAATTTGTCTGCAAATCACAGCTTCAGCCTGCGTGGACCAATGTGGAGCAGCACTGTGTGTATCCTGAAAATTGTTTAAACATTCACAAGATTGCTTCAAGAAGTCATTTGTGGGACTCAATAAGATGGTAAACTAAAGAAGTTACAATGttcaggtgtattttttttttttaacatgttccTTTACAGTAACCTTTTGACACAATGACcagatttaaaatgtatttttattcagtgtCAAATAACGGCCACATTTACAGGAAACTGGGTGAACTTTTATTAATGCTggcattcaaaattcaaatggaAATAATAAAACCGCAGCCTGGAAATAAAAATTAGTTTAACATTGCTCTTTGCAGGTTATTATTGAGCACAAGGGACACAcaatgttttctgtattttagaAGTCACTGGTATTTTTCCCTGAGCTTTGTGGGATGGTTCAGAATTATGAAAGTATAACCAAGTACTTGTTATGTTGGATACTGGTTGTTGCTTTCTTCGTGCACACACCAATGACTCAATATCAAATGAGAACAGCAGGGTTTTCTTATCAGTGCATGTTGCAATGCATTCGGTTAAAAATAGCACTGCATTGGGATGGGGGGGTATAGTATCACACAGGATATCATGTATCATCAAGGTATATCATGTTCTATGGCTTTCTCTTCAGAAATCTGATATCTACACAAAATTGGTCACCAGTAAGTTTGCTCGCCTGTGCAATGAGGAAATCCTCTGTTGGACATTCATAGTAACCATAAAGGAAGTCATTTTAGTATATGCAGACAGgctgtgaaaaatgaaataaaataataataaatccagATTAAATTTAACTAAAAcatgatcatttttttaaaaaaaagtccaggaATAAGCAGGCAGCAAAGGTGTTCAAGGAATGCTGTTGGTGTTGAGTCTCAATTTGCCTTCCTCTTTTTGGTCCGGAAGCGCCTCTTCCTCTGCTTATAAAGGTGACGAAAGTTGATAATAAGTCCTTCGAGGGGGAAAAGGGGATTCGAGATTGATATCAGAACACTTGTGGTGAAGTTACAATATATTTATCATGTGAGAAATGGTTTATCTGGGGACTTACCCAAAAACATGAGAACAAGATAAAAGTGCAGGAAGTAGGAGAAGCTGATGGAGGTGCCAATAGCTTTTGGCAGAGGAATGTTGAAGAGTTTAGTTTCGTCAAAGATGGGAATGGATTGTATCACTGCAACAGCTACAACGGATCGAGAGATAAGATTGATTTTAGTGCTTGCATATGAAGAAATATAattaatgtagaaaaaaatgtttttaaaaagcctaCCTTCAGCTAAAACACCTAGCGGATACAGTGGTATCCAGATAGTATACCGCAGCCAGGTGAGAGTTTTCCACTCTGTATTGAAGCAGCACAGCAGGTAAAAAGGATACCTGGAATAGGACCAGCATGTTGGTTAAAGTTGCATCcataatgaaatattctcataaAATTATAGCTCAAATGTGATAGCTATTTTTGTACTTAAAGGCTTAAGTGCACAAACTAAAACTACAAATGTTTCATTTACAGTGCTGTATAAATTcgttttttaataaaaatttcaatttatttaaatacaactgGCTATATACAGCTGTGTATCAACAGATGATGGTTTATTGTAAACACTAGGCAGATGTATACTTGCCTAAAAATCTCAATAGTGCTCCACAGATAGAAAACAAAGAATACAACTGGCTTGTGGTGCATTTCCTCCAGGCTACCAAAAATGATGAAGAGAATAAAATTCCTTCCAACCACCTAGTACACAAACAAAAGTTGCAGACACACAAATTACTACTTGTGCAAGATGTGAATTGGTGGTCAATCTGGCCTTAAGAAATTTGGGCAAAAGAACATCCTGTATATACCTGTATAAGAGTTGGAATAACACCTGTCCGGACTACACCAAAAGCAGCATTGAGGACCTCTACTGCTGCCAGGATCTGGCAGAAGAACATCATATCCGATATTGTGTGAAATGTGTCATAGAGGGAATCTGAAATGAGTTTTAAAACAGACATGTCTTAATCATTTTTCTGTGAACTGATACTTGCAGCCTCAGCTGTGTAATATACTTTCTCACCTTGGCCAAAGATAAAGAGGCGCACGGTCATGTTGATAAAGATCCATGAAAACCCAAGAAACTGGACCAGGTTATATATAATCAAGAATCCAGTTTTCAGGCTAATAAACCCTGAAATGTTTCAAAAGAAATTGTATCAGCGGTTATCATTTCACACCCATCTGATAAAACAgaaatttcatgtcatttattaAACTGCACCCACCTTCTTCCTTATATCTTGAAGCCTTCAGCTTGTTCCTTTTCTCCTCcttataaaagtaaaaaatgaaaatagttTAATCTTTATTCAAGTATTTCAGTaatattgacatttttttcatctttgtgaGTGTCATTTAGTGTTAAAAGCAAAGTTGCAGGCCTCTTACTTTTTCTCGGATCTCCATCTCGGCATCTGACTCGTCGAGCCAGCGATCAAAGTCTGGCGCTAGGAAGATAGGTTTACGCTCCTGGACAGTCAGCCTTTCCCACCAGCCTCGTTGTAGTTTCTGCACCGTAATGTTCACCTGCCGCTGTGTTGACTTGTGGCTCACCTACAGGTTCGTGTAATGACCATAATTAGATACAATAGAGATACAGTAGAGGTCCTCAATGCTGCTTTTGGTGTAGTCCGGACAGGTGTTATTCCAACTcttatacagatatatacaggaTGTTCTTTTGCCCAAACTTACATaactaaatacaaaaagcaTAGGTAAGAAAGTTGAGTCAAATATTTCAGCGCAATCTTAAAGTTATTAACACTTTACCTCTGACTTTACTGGTAAAAGGAACTCCAAGCTGAACTTGTAGTCATTTTGTCCTTTTGCACCACGCCCCTGACCTAcacaaaagataccataaatttaaaaaaaaagaaattaccaaaccacttttaaaaatattttttaatcaccaaatgaaaatgaaatccaTGAATGCATCTCACCTGTAAAGTGAAGGACGTTTTCATGCACGTGGACGTTAATATTCTGCAAAAAGAGGCAGATGATGAACATACTTCCTCTTTAGTTCAAGCATTTATTACTTCCTGTGCATAATAACCCCAAACCAGGATAtaaatcaaacatttaaaggactaacaaaaacaaaacaaaaacaggttaaAGCATTACCATAACAAACTATAAACCAGGCAGATCAACTGCTTAAAGAGTCTCTAACCTGAATCTTCTGTTAAATGCCGAATAACAAAGTGCTATAAGGAATCCACGATGTAAACCAACGAGGCCCTCCTGGAGCATGCAGTATGGGATACAGTTGATACAGGGACAGGTGAAACAACTCCTGTCCCTCACACAAAACCCCACAAGTGGCGTGTGTAGACAATGCTACACCCCACCCCTACCTTCCGGGTAGTGTCAGGAGGTATTTTTAGGGCTTTTCACCCACATGACTGACTGTACACACAAATTTTCTTAAAACTTGCAGTGAACAGGTTCGGTGGGTTTAGAGTTGCCAAATAATGAAGCGCCTCAACAGAGACCTTTGTGAAGATCAACTATCGCTGGAAGGATCTCGATTTTTCATAGAGTATGCAAACAGTACAGCTATCCAGCGGGGTAACATTTACAGGAACCTTTCGTCTTCATTTGCATTGCTTCCTATTTATCCTCAGAGGCGCAACACAATGTCAAAAGTCTGAACTATGCTAAAGCATTTTCCTCATGACAAGGGGGAGGTATGGTACTCTCACCTGAGCATCTGTCAGCTCAACTCGCAGGTAAATTTCTTCATGGCGTTGAGCCCAATAAACAAGAGGCGTGAGTGCCATTATTGCGTTTTTGTTTggtatttttaatttcaaatgaatATCAATGAGGAATGCAATGAATTAAGTCTCCACGCTTCATGCTAGCTGCCCTGGAAAGGCTTTAGCAACTACCCAGAATATTCTGCGGACGTGCGCGTTCTCCACAGGACGCGCTCGTGCAGGAGTCACAAGCGTTGGACGTGCTCTTCCTTGATTGGCTAGTGGTGAATATTTACGGAAGTGTATCACTGGAATGAGACGCGGCAGTTTCCTTTGGCAGTATGGTCATATACAGTTAGACGGCCACATGTCAACTATAAAAACTGATTTGTTGAAAACTTCCGGGACATTTCATGTCCTTGTTGGAGTGACAGGAAGCGTTGCAGCCTTGAAATTACCGCTTTTGGTCTCCCAACTTCTTGAGCTCTCTGGGGTGAGCTGCTTCATATTAATTcatgtttgtgtatttctttTGTCTAGTACATTGTTAGCAAGTATAACACAAGCACCCACATCTGTTTATTGTTTATCTAACTGGCATATAACACGCATAAACTCACCTTTACCGCAAGATGGAGATGTTAGGCAGCATCTCACCAAACACGGTATATTCTAGTTATTAGCTCTTCTAgccacaggaaaacaaaaatctcTCTCAAtttatcagtctttttttaagttaattaaAGTGGAATCTATAAAAGCCTATCAAAATTAAGAATTTAGACTAACAAAAACAGGAACTCCGATTTACTCAGCAAATTCTAATCCGCAGTATCTGCATATTAATTAAAGCCTCtatttcaatgaaaatagagAAAAAGACATCTGAATACGTAAATGTCAGAAGGAGGATAAGAGGTCAATGTCGGTGTTAGTGTGGCAAAGATTTTGCAATCCATCAACTAAAGCATTTTTGTATTAAACAGGTCGATGAATCTGTGTTTGCATAGCAatgcaaatcattttaaattgcGTGCGTAATAGTTAATACCTTACACTGTAGAGAGATATATTTGGCCTGACTGTCAAACTAAGAATAATTACTCAACGTGAGTTGAACATGTGAGAGTATGCATGGATGCACACTCCATGGAGCATAGGAACATAATGATCCAATCAGTCAACTTAATTTCCAACAAAATGGTGTTACTGGCAGCAGTAATGTCTTGTAAACATAAGTGATCATTAGGCAATCTCTGCAGCAACTAGTGTGACATATTTAGCTGAGAAACTATACTTTTTATTAGGAAAATTCAGGATGAGAAACTGTTCACACTTTTCAGACTTCAGCCGGGGAGTCTAGAAGCTCAAGCCCTGTTAATAACAACCTAAAGACTttgtcaagacaacctgctgaagttcaaactgagcatcaaaattGGGAAGAAATGTGActtagtgactttgaatgtggcatgtttGCTGGCCCTAAACAGGCTGTTGTGAGTATTTCAACTTTAAACTGCTGACTTTCCCACTcaatcatctctagggtttacagagagcagcctgaaaaagagaaaatatttagtgaacagcagttctctgggtgcaAATAATTGCAAAATTTACATAAAGATCTTAAAACATGGATCCATTCTGCTGTGTATCAGTAGTTCAGGTTGTGTTGGGTCATAATTTTAaggtttttttagttttttttttttccgaaaTGAAATGGATTCAATCCTATATAAAACTCAATTAAAGAAACACACTTCACCAGGGTGCCCCATGGTTTATGACAATTCTGGCAGGTGTCGTAAATGATAGATCCTCTTCCAATTAAAACTTATGctacaaaaacactttttggaCAATCCCCACTTAGCCAGAATTTATTCCCACACTAATTCAtactacacaaacacaggttaATCTGCAGAACCAAATTCCAGGGGGCACACAGTCATAAAATATCCTGAAATATAACAAAAGGTGATAAAATGTCATGTGAACCAAAATGTGCATGGATGAGATTAAGGCTCTAAGCATAAATGAGCATGAATATATCAGGCCTCAGTTTTATCCTTCTATTCTAAAGCATACAGTGTTTATTAATCCATGTGTATGTGACCACTGTAATTGTCAGTAAATGATACTAAGAATGATAACTGTAAATACCAAtaccaaaataataaaaaattcccAACAGTTGGTGGCGGTGTTATGTTTTGGGGGCTATTTTCTTGCCAtgctttgggccccttagtactaCCTGTAGCAATGCCACAGCCTatctgagtattgctgctgactatgcccatccctttatgaccacagtgtacagaGCCTCGGgtggctgcttccaacaggataacatgccatgtcacaaagttcaaatcatgttaaactggtttcttgaacatgacaatgagtctGTTATACTCaagtggcctccacagtcactagaTCTCAGTCTAAATGGGATTTGGTGCAATAGGAGATACACattatgtctgtctgtctatctctctatctatctatctatctatcttggCAGCACTAGCAAAATGACACTGTCTTCATTAATGCTTTAGGTGGATGTCAGAGTGGTCACTACAGAGCATGCCAAGCACTTCTACAATCCCGCTGAGGTCTCAGTCAAAATCTACAGTGATGAGGATGAGTGGGAGGTAATAATTAACTTGACTCAGATGTTCTATTATAGCCATTATTACCTTGACAGCATAGAGGTTCTCAACCAGGTACCACAGATTTCTCAAAGACTATGCAAGATTTCTAAAATTGATGTTGGGATAATTTGTATTTTGAATGATGTGATAAATGCAATTGATGTGACATATttcttttatataaataatgtgaaataaaatatctgaaGGAATGTCATTGCGCCATACCGAGTGAACTGAAGTGGCATGATTTGTCCATTAACTACATGACAACTTTCCAGTTACTTGTGAGACTTTTGAGACATAAAAACATGGCCATGAGCcagaaaaaacactgatttgaaTTATCATGCATTCCAGATAGAAGTGAAGAAGTGATTGTGTAATTGGATGTGTGTCAAACGGCATGTCTCTCATTTAGCTGTGGACACAGAGATCTGACCCTGTGCTACACATTGAGCTAAGGCGCTGGGCAGACTTGCTTGTCATTGCCCCTATGGATGCCAACACTCTTGGAAAGATTGCTAATGGCATTTGCGATAATCTACTGGTAAGAAGATTAAATGCTAAATGTATTAGTTATTTATCAATTTATTACCAAATTTCTGTGAAATAATTACTTGGTTTATGAGTATTTGTCCTTGCAGACATGTGTGGTAAGAGCCTGGGATACCAGTCGACCTCTCCTCTTCTGCCCTGCTATGAACACAGCTATGTGGCTGCATCCTATTACAGCCCAGCAGGTATCCAGGCTGAAAGAGTTTGGATATGTGGAAATCCCCTGCATTGCCAAGAAGCTAGTATGTGGAGATGAAGGTGAGTTTTAATACAAAGCATAACTAAACATAATATTTACTTTCACCATACACTCTCAGAATGCAGGAAAATGGAAAAGGGCTGAAACGTCAAATAATTTTTGCTATTGATGGATATACCAATAGGTTTTTGCCTTAATCATGTAGTTGATAAGCTCCCCCAAAAGTAGATTTTAAATTATGTAACCCCAGACAAACAACATATTCTCACATTTGTGAGCCTTACCCCAGCTAATGTCTTGCAATTTCCTTAAAAAATACTAAAGAGATGATTATGTCTTTAAAATAGTTAAAGATTAATATTCATGCATGCCATGGAGCCAGTGACTTATTTTACCACACCCATCTTTGAACTCTGCCTTCATTTCAGCTGCAAACCTGTGGCTGTATCTGATCCTTATGCAGCTGGTAAATAcactatttattattatttttttaaacaccagaAGAAGATACTCCTCATGTGAGGTGTATGGTAATTTTCCATAAACTTCAAAATGATGGGACTACTTTTTGCAATCAGAAAAAGTtcccccctgctggccattacaaAGTATGCTGCTTTAAAGAAGATTATTGGTTACGTTCTCCTTTGTATGTAGTCTGTTGCAGGAGTGAACAGTACTTGAAATGAGTAGACGGGACAGTAGTGAGTAAATAATATGACAACAGTGGTCCAAAGATAAATAAGGACAGTGACAGGTAGTAGTGATAAGACCAGGTGAAATGTCAGAAGTTGCATTACAAGAAGTCCAGTCTCACCTTTGACTAGTTTTTCTGCCTTAACATgagtttaaaattcttctttgcCAGTTTTCTCACATTTCAACATCGCTGTAGAAAGTACACTATGTACCAACACACTATTACTATTGACTTTTACAGGTAAACACAACTCAGTCCAAATCACGTGGCATATGCTTCCTTTATTCTTATCAGGTGACTTATCCCAAGGATGATGTTAGATTGAAGTGGCTCTTGAATTGCTCTTAATTACCAGTCGCAGTAGCCAGCTGTGTAAGAGGTCAAATCAACCTGCTTAATGCTTACTGTTAAACTATGTCACATATAGCTTTACATAGTAAGTCACCTACCAGAGGCATATGCCAGTTTCTTTTCAAAGACCCTGTACTTGTGGGGTAACTGCGTCAAAGTGCTTGTCTGATTGACAGGGAACATCTGAAACTGCCTCCTTCCACAACAGGAGAAAAGTTTTTGtaagtttttaaaaactattaACGGCCTGACTTCATGTAGCATTTGATCAGGTGTGTGGAGGCAAAGTTGTATTTTCTTTGTCTCGAGTTGTCGTGTATCAAGAGACTAAACAAACTATGTGAACATCTTGCCAGCCATTAAATGCACTGGGGTGCAATGTAGGTAGTTTCAAGTATAATCAGAACTCACAcacaccagaagaaaatgtacaGGCCTTGGTGGTAAATTACAAGACCTACTACTTGAAACTGTTAGACACCGTTTTCTGTGGGTGTGGAAGAAGCTA
It contains:
- the hacd3 gene encoding very-long-chain (3R)-3-hydroxyacyl-CoA dehydratase — its product is MALTPLVYWAQRHEEIYLRVELTDAQNINVHVHENVLHFTGQGRGAKGQNDYKFSLEFLLPVKSEVSHKSTQRQVNITVQKLQRGWWERLTVQERKPIFLAPDFDRWLDESDAEMEIREKEEKRNKLKASRYKEEGFISLKTGFLIIYNLVQFLGFSWIFINMTVRLFIFGQDSLYDTFHTISDMMFFCQILAAVEVLNAAFGVVRTGVIPTLIQVVGRNFILFIIFGSLEEMHHKPVVFFVFYLWSTIEIFRYPFYLLCCFNTEWKTLTWLRYTIWIPLYPLGVLAEAVAVIQSIPIFDETKLFNIPLPKAIGTSISFSYFLHFYLVLMFLGLIINFRHLYKQRKRRFRTKKRKAN
- the ppcdc gene encoding phosphopantothenoylcysteine decarboxylase gives rise to the protein MRRGSFLWQYGHIQLDGHMSTIKTDLLKTSGTFHVLVGVTGSVAALKLPLLVSQLLELSGVDVRVVTTEHAKHFYNPAEVSVKIYSDEDEWELWTQRSDPVLHIELRRWADLLVIAPMDANTLGKIANGICDNLLTCVVRAWDTSRPLLFCPAMNTAMWLHPITAQQVSRLKEFGYVEIPCIAKKLVCGDEGKGAMAEVSTIVGVVKEHLQRPDESSLEA